From Alligator mississippiensis isolate rAllMis1 chromosome 1, rAllMis1, whole genome shotgun sequence:
ATCAAGTCCTGAATAGTTATTTGGATATATCAGTTTCATAGGTTTTTATGGCCAGAAAAAGAATCATGTAAGGTGATCTCCCATATAAGAGAGACCATTGAATTTCACTAGTAAGCCCTGTAAAGGAGCAGGTGAGTGAGTGTTATAAAACTCAGTCATTTGTACCTCTAACTCAGGTCTTGTAACTGAGGACTATAGGTGAGGTATAGCTAAGAAACACAAAGGAGTGTGGATGACTCTGAAAAACTGGCAGGGAAGAAACTGAGCATTCATACTTTTCAGCAATGCTATAGAAGGTACATTCTTCTCCAGGACATTACCTTGAGCTGGAAAGCCCTGGCTATGTAACTTCTTAGCTAATATGGTAGCAACAAGCCGGTTATAACCTTTTCTGCGGTATTCTGGAAGGGTATAACCATGAATCATGGTGGCAAACTGGTCAGTTAGACCCCAAGAGATGGGCTGTCCATTGTCATCCAAGACACAGATGCTGGGGAAGCAGCAAATGAGGTTAGCAAGGTACCTCCGGCATTGCTCAGTGCCTCCCCGTGACCAGGTTTCACTGAGCAGGCTGGCATGGGAGATGTCCAGGTAAGCCAGTCTTGGTGCTGGGTCCATCCTGGGAAAAGTACAGGAAAGCAATTAGACACATTATTGGAAAAAAGGGGCATCGGTAGCTACTGAGCATTGGAGTTTTAAGCCTCTGaaccagaacttcctagaccttaaatgctggaggctgctagtGAGGGGAACAGGGGGGAAAgtcctggtcatacccagttcagtCTCCCTTTCAGTATCCACTCCACAACTGACAGACATGGGATACAGgacaagatggacctgtggtctgaatCAGTCAAAGGCAATTATATGCTTATGTTACTTAAAGGCATTAGGAAGTTATAAACCTACAGTTCTGAGAGCAAaggcaatttcaagccattgttcTCAATATGAATGGGAAAGATGAAAAGAGAACAGACTTCTGGAACTCATGCATGTgacaagagaagagaaagaggaatGATATTTAATCTGGAAGATACAATAGCAGAAGAGTGATATAGGTCAATAAAAAGACTGGAAGATGGATAAGAAAATAGAACTTTTACACCTCCAGCCCTCCAACTGTGTTAGTTTTCATGTAGCATTTGGTTTAATGACCTAGTAGTCTGCATATTACTATTTCAATAGCAGCATGGAAGGATGCAATTGGACATACTGAAGTCTGACGTCCGGCAGTGTGTCAGGGTCTGGGTGGATAACCATCTGGAAGGAGGATACTTTCACATCAACCTGATTAGACCTAGCAACAGCTTTGGATGTTTCATATATTCCTGCCTGGAGCCCTGTGTGTACAAAGAGAAATATGGGACATCAAGGCTTGAATTCATTTGTTCATCTGACGTCTTTAAAGGTCTCGGTGTTATTCAAAATGTCTGCCCCCTTCTACACCTTCTTCTTGACTTCATGGATATCAAGGCCAaaaagggccatcacagcatctACCTAGGATTTCCTGCCCAGTGCATGTCAGACCCTCACACAGTAATTATATCTCTAGCTCTTGCCTCCTATTGAGTTATAGTATGTTTTTAGAAAGACATCGAGTCTTGATTGTAAGATTTAAATGGGCAGAGTATCCACCTGACCCCTAGCTAAGTTAAACATTTGCACATCATTTCTCCTCCGAACTTGTCGAGCTTCAGCTTCCAACCCCTGGGTCTCATTATGTCTTTATTTACTGGATTAAAGAGCCATCTACTACTGTCATGTGACATGTTAGTTAGCCAAACAGTCTCTAGGGATCTGTGGCTTTAACTGAGAACagactatgaaaaaaataaacatctCATGAAACAAGGATTTGGACCCATATAACTGAAAGCTGAATTTGACCAAATGACAGAGAAACCTACAGGAGGCATGAAATGCAAAAGCCAGGACGGTTGTGCCTGACTCACTTCTTTCCTGCATCCTGCTTTTCACATCTTTACAAGGAATCCTTATCCCAAATGCAGTGTCAGGGTCTATTTTCCCTTAGAATGTGTTACATCAGTTTATACCCTGTAGCTGAAAGATCTGTCCCCAGTCGATGGTGTCTCTCTCTTCTAGTAGCTCCCGGTAAGCCTGTAAGTCTTTGTAGAAAACTGCATATGCATTGGTGTAATGGTCACGGTCATCCACCTCCTTCTGGATAGAAGAATAGATTAAATTGCTAAGAAACATTCTTCCTTTACCTTTTATCTAATAAATCAAAGCTCAGAGATATCCCAACCAAAGATCCAATAATCAGATCTTCAAGGCTTCTCAAATTAAAACATTCTTTTGGGGGATTTTTATGGTGGAAAGTAATTAAGTAATTCCACAGTGAATGTCAAGATCAGGTAGAAAAACTGAGATATTCATTGCTATTCGTATCCCTGCAACAGCTTATAGTTGTGTAGGACGAAAGACCTCACCTTTCCAAGGTGACCACCTAACCTGAATCCAGTGGCAGCTTCTTAAGACTCCTGGATATTGGAGTACTCTGGGTGCATTTTGCTGCCAGCTGCTTCTGGTCCCTTTCTCTGTCTTGTAGAGATGGGCCCAAACCAGCCCTGGCATAAACAAGAGTCCGCTGATGTTACTGGGCATCACATCTACTTCCAGCAAAGATTAATTTAACCTGCTACATTTATCTCTGCAAGTCCCACTAATGAGAAACACATGGGTTCCCAGGACTGAGCCAAGGACATGTCTACAGCACAAAGTTACCATGGCAGGAGGGAGCATGCTCAGAACACACTGTGCTGctcataggtggcagaaggggggAGCTAACAGGGATTAGccccccaaacatggggcagcagtACGGCCCCGTgagcttctggcagctgcaggagacaTGGGGAGGGGCACGCACACAGcaatgagagagggagtggggctggggctagggcaagcactgcacagccggggtggggtgaggcagggcatgggacacagCTAcgagctgtgggggca
This genomic window contains:
- the LOC132250901 gene encoding glycine N-acyltransferase-like protein 3 — its product is MQVLKCSTKLQLLEKILMWSFPESLKVYGAVMNINRGNPFRKEVVVDSWPDFKAVITRRQREKEVDDRDHYTNAYAVFYKDLQAYRELLEERDTIDWGQIFQLQGLQAGIYETSKAVARSNQVDVKVSSFQMVIHPDPDTLPDVRLQMDPAPRLAYLDISHASLLSETWSRGGTEQCRRYLANLICCFPSICVLDDNGQPISWGLTDQFATMIHGYTLPEYRRKGYNRLVATILAKKLHSQGFPAQGNVLEKNVPSIALLKSMNAQFLPCQFFRVIHTPLCFLAIPHL